From Fulvivirga lutea:
CATTAAAATCATCCTGATTGTCTTGATTCAGATCATCGTTGTTCTCTATATCTTCGTCTTTTTTCTTCGCCATTATGTTGGTTTTAAGTTTGTTATTTAGTCAGGTCACACAAAAATAAACGAATTTTTCACTGTGCCAAATGCCTTAAAACATGATTTAAGACAACACAATATAAGAAAAATTAATATAAGCCATCGTTTATCTTATTAAAAACTATAAGTGGCCCCTATCATTACCTGAAAGCCTCTGACAGGATAATTATATAACATCTCATATTCCTGTCCGAAAATGTTATTTAACCTCACCCAGCCCGAAAATTGATCCGACACAAGGTATTCTGCCATAAAATTCAAATCAAGTGCTGCATCAAGGTTAATTTTTTCGCCCGTATTGAAGTCTAGAGCCTGAATACCACCAATTGCATATGCCTCGGTTTCAAACCTCAGCTTATCAAACAACTTAAATGTAGATAATGCCGATATTTTATAATTGGGCCTGTGCCATGCTTCTTCTGATTCATCCGTATCATAGCCCCAATAATCACCTCTTAAGGTCAAACGTAGGATTTCATTTCTGTTATAGCTTAGTTGAGCATTTATATTTAATATTTCAGAATTTCCTGTATCATAAATGACGAGGAACTTCGATTGGTCTTCAGGTGAATTGATGAACAAAGGCAAGTTCTTTAGGCTAGAAATGCTCATACCGGCCTTAAAACCAAGCTTACTGGTTAAACTACCTCCTATGCCCCCAAAAAACTCAAAATTATTGTACTGATTGAATGCTCTCGAATTTGGTGCAAGAAAAGGGTTTGATTCTACAAAACCTCTCAATGTTTGTTTATTTACATCACCTCTAATACCGGCTTGTACTTCAAATCCTGAACTCAGGCTATATCTTGCTCTCGCCATAGGAAAGAAGTGAATTTCGTCTGAATCACCCAAAGTGTCATTTTCATAAACAACATTAAATCCGGCATCAATTAAAAAGCCTTCATATTCAAAAGTAAGGGTAGGTACTACTCTAAAAATATTCCTTGTCTTTACGTCTAAACCCTCATCTTTCTGCGATATTATATCTAAATCACTTCTTAAATTAATGGTACTCTGTCCTCCCAACTTGTAGCTTCCTTTAAAATCAAGCTGAACTTCAGATTCTTCAGCACTGAAATTATCTTTCAAGTAATCGAATTGTATTCCGGTGTAAAAATTTAAATCACTAGACTTATCAGTGTTTTCTATATATCCGGAAAGGTGGATGTTATTGAAATTTTGGCTTAAAGAGTCTTCATTCACTTCTTGATTTTCAGGGTACCCATAGAAATTATAAGAACGCCTGTGATAGCCAATATCACCACCTACTGTTAATTTTTTTCCAAAGTGTTTACCGTATCCCTCAACATCAAATTCTCCAGACCCAGAGTTTTCATCATCTACAGGTCCGTTTCTTGAATTAAGAAAATTGATATGGGCTCCATACAACATATCTCTGCTGCGCTTTGAACTTACAAAACCTTCAAAGTATGGTGTTATATAATTGCCGAATCCGGCACGTATGTAATTACCATAAAGCTTCTTCAATGGCTGTTCTTTAATACGAAGTGGACGTACTCTAATATTTAATGAAGGTAATGGTAGATTCAGGTTATCGAATGAATATTCCAACTGGGGTTTTACTCCAGAAAAGTTGATTGGAGCAATCTTCTCAAAATTTCGATTAGCCTTTGGAAGAGTAATTTCCCTATCCTTTACTATCTCTATTTCTACATCTTCAATCTCACCATCACTCTCCCAATTTTCCTGGGCAGAAACAAACTGCATTCCTCCAAAAATGAGTGATAAAACAAGTATATATTTAGTTATTTTCATTAATAGATTCTATCTATATTCAAATTATAACAATCTGTTATTCAATAAATTAATTATCAATTATTAAACTGTCAGATTTAATAATTTCATTTTCTTTTTGTTGTTCAACTTTTTCAATCTCCTTAATCTTTTGAGCAGCTTTTTTCCTATAAAATTCATCAGGAAAATTATCAGCTACAGACTTTAATGTGCCCTTAGCCTGGAAGGTATCGCCCATTGCGAGATATGCATCTGACATAAGCATATAACCCTTCCCTACCCAATCGTTATAAGCATTAAGGTTCTTACTCAAATCAATGAGAGCTTCTACACTTTTCTTGTAATTCTTTTGTTGAAAATAGATTTGGCCTAGCATGTATTGTGCCTCGGCCCCGAAGACATCGCGGGCATTATTAAGAGTAGCTAAAAATTCATCTTCAGCCTGTTTAAAATCTCCTTTGGCATAAGATGATTTACCCAGATATAGAAGTGCTTTATTTTGTGAGCTTATGTGCACATTACCTTCATCAAGTATGATGTTTGCATAGCGTTTTACCGAATCGTATTTACTCAAGTAAAAGTAAGACTCCATTAACCCTGCCCAAACGTTGTATTTATCTTTCTTACTAGAGGCCATGCTATTAAGCTCTCGATAAAAGTAAATAGCATTTTGATAGCGCCCGCTACTATATTCTATTTCTGCTATTCTTCCAACCACACGGTTTTTATACTGAAAATCGCTAAGTGTAAACAATTGATTATAGATATCTAAAGCAGCATCATATTCCCTCAACCTGTAATGAGATTCAGCTGCATAGTATTTGGCCTCACTCACTTTAGGATCCTCTGGGTATGTACTTACAAAATCATTAAAGCGAGTAATTGCTTTTTTATAATCCAGGTTGAAGTAAAAGTTCTTTGCCGTTTCGAATTCCACATTCTCCAATCCTTTTTTATCTGGATTTTTGGTTTTGTATTCAGCGAGCATCGCATCGAATTCTGAGCCTCTATTGGCTAAGTTTAAAGATTCCTGAAGAGGTAATAGCACATCTTTAGCTGTTGGATGAGTTGGATGATTTTCTATCAGGTTTGTGTAATCCTGGATTGTATTCGAATAGTTCTTTTCATTATAGTAAGCCGAACCTCTCCTTAAAAGTGCATAAGGCACCAAGCGACTATTTGAGTGGTTGTTAATTAGTTGAGTAAAACTTGTGATGGCCTGCTGATAATTACCTTTCTCAAAATTCATCTGCCCTTTTTGATAAATGGCATCATCAATATAGCGTGAATCCTTTATTTTTATTACCTGATCAAGGGAAGCTAAAGCAGACGTTAAATCACCTTCGATACCATGAATAACTCCACTTTGGTACATAACATAGTCCAAGTCAGTTCTCGATACTGTGGAAGCCTTTTTGTAATAAGTTAAAGCAGAGTTATACTCTTTAGATACATAGTAGCAATCAGCCAATCTTATTAAACCATCGTGGTAGTATTTATTACCCTTTGCGCTAGCTTCTGGTGTGGTATAAGCTTTAAAATAGAGAAGAGCTTTGTCATATTTCTTTGAGTTATAATAAGCGTAACCCAATCCGTATCGGGCCTGGTTTAATGTGGCATTATCCACAACACTTGCTGCACCAACAACATTTTGATAAACAGGAATGGCATCGTCATACCTTCGGCCAATAGAATAGGCTTCTCCAATCCATAAGTTAGCTTGGTATTTAATTTGGGCATCATTTGGGTACCTCAATGACTTCTTAAAAAACTCAATCGATTCTCTGTAGTTTCCTTTATTGAACAATTCTGTAGCTTTCAAGTAGTTAGCCTTTTGATACACTCCCTCGAGTTTTTTGGAAATAGATTTTTGTTTTTCAATATGCGCAATGGCTAACTCATAGCTGTTAGCACTCAAGTAAGCTTCAGAAAGCAAGTCAGAAATTTCACCGGTATACTTTCCAGAAGTATAATTATCTAAATAATAGTTAAACCCATTAATCGCCTCTTCTGAAAGCCCTAAATCGTAACAAACCTTAGCATATTGATAAGCACCCTCTTCTCTTAACTGTGCATTAATCTTATTTTCTCTGGTATTGTAAAAAGCCGTTTTTGAGTAAAGCTTATTTCCTTCGCTCAAGTACATTATTCCTAAATAATAACCAGAATACACACCTATACTGTCTTTATCTGAGGCGGTTTGTTTGAAGTGAAAAATGGATTTTTCAAAATCCTTTTCTTTATAATAGGCATAACCTACCCGATACCGCTCATCTCTTGTTAAG
This genomic window contains:
- a CDS encoding TonB-dependent receptor, whose translation is MKITKYILVLSLIFGGMQFVSAQENWESDGEIEDVEIEIVKDREITLPKANRNFEKIAPINFSGVKPQLEYSFDNLNLPLPSLNIRVRPLRIKEQPLKKLYGNYIRAGFGNYITPYFEGFVSSKRSRDMLYGAHINFLNSRNGPVDDENSGSGEFDVEGYGKHFGKKLTVGGDIGYHRRSYNFYGYPENQEVNEDSLSQNFNNIHLSGYIENTDKSSDLNFYTGIQFDYLKDNFSAEESEVQLDFKGSYKLGGQSTINLRSDLDIISQKDEGLDVKTRNIFRVVPTLTFEYEGFLIDAGFNVVYENDTLGDSDEIHFFPMARARYSLSSGFEVQAGIRGDVNKQTLRGFVESNPFLAPNSRAFNQYNNFEFFGGIGGSLTSKLGFKAGMSISSLKNLPLFINSPEDQSKFLVIYDTGNSEILNINAQLSYNRNEILRLTLRGDYWGYDTDESEEAWHRPNYKISALSTFKLFDKLRFETEAYAIGGIQALDFNTGEKINLDAALDLNFMAEYLVSDQFSGWVRLNNIFGQEYEMLYNYPVRGFQVMIGATYSF
- a CDS encoding tetratricopeptide repeat protein encodes the protein MRYILLVILSLFLSQSYSQNTQYFNDSESYYRSGLDLLDKGHYGSAREVFENYLNDAQNSPHRADAEYYIAYCALGLYHNDGEKRIENFIDEHPDHPKALTAYYDLGTFYFKEKEYKKAAEYYSKVNLNLITEEERDETRFNLGYSLFSQRKFNEAIEYFNVLKNKNTQYSAASSYYAGYIEYENKEYQKAIIDLERAGKDEAYASVAPELLATLYYKQGRYDDLIAYGESVGVNSVSKAKDLNLMLGDAYLYKNKTTKAVEAYKKAENSRALTRDERYRVGYAYYKEKDFEKSIFHFKQTASDKDSIGVYSGYYLGIMYLSEGNKLYSKTAFYNTRENKINAQLREEGAYQYAKVCYDLGLSEEAINGFNYYLDNYTSGKYTGEISDLLSEAYLSANSYELAIAHIEKQKSISKKLEGVYQKANYLKATELFNKGNYRESIEFFKKSLRYPNDAQIKYQANLWIGEAYSIGRRYDDAIPVYQNVVGAASVVDNATLNQARYGLGYAYYNSKKYDKALLYFKAYTTPEASAKGNKYYHDGLIRLADCYYVSKEYNSALTYYKKASTVSRTDLDYVMYQSGVIHGIEGDLTSALASLDQVIKIKDSRYIDDAIYQKGQMNFEKGNYQQAITSFTQLINNHSNSRLVPYALLRRGSAYYNEKNYSNTIQDYTNLIENHPTHPTAKDVLLPLQESLNLANRGSEFDAMLAEYKTKNPDKKGLENVEFETAKNFYFNLDYKKAITRFNDFVSTYPEDPKVSEAKYYAAESHYRLREYDAALDIYNQLFTLSDFQYKNRVVGRIAEIEYSSGRYQNAIYFYRELNSMASSKKDKYNVWAGLMESYFYLSKYDSVKRYANIILDEGNVHISSQNKALLYLGKSSYAKGDFKQAEDEFLATLNNARDVFGAEAQYMLGQIYFQQKNYKKSVEALIDLSKNLNAYNDWVGKGYMLMSDAYLAMGDTFQAKGTLKSVADNFPDEFYRKKAAQKIKEIEKVEQQKENEIIKSDSLIIDN